A region from the Methylocystis iwaonis genome encodes:
- a CDS encoding SIR2 family NAD-dependent protein deacylase has product MLSEIVTAFRRGDVIPYLGPGVTGLPGEAAPPSLPEILVQQLVAGATVPHKIRNNLTAASQYIENFKHRKTLTCLMAKAFAVECEPSAFHKWLATQEQLPLIVHAWYDDLVVKSMAARSDWGLVQGVTQSEHFGDWVNWFRADLSAVPTKEFIRDGSGAKAPAEAPDETLKWRTLVYEPLGAVTPASNFIVSDSDYVEVLTEIDIQTPIPDSVQTIRKGRNFLFLGCRFTNQLERSFARQIMKRSSDTHWALIEGELTRNEEKFLREQNIQRIDAKLADFAAELAQSNLAAVAA; this is encoded by the coding sequence ATGCTCAGTGAAATCGTAACGGCCTTTCGTCGAGGCGACGTGATTCCTTATCTGGGGCCGGGCGTGACCGGCCTCCCCGGGGAGGCGGCGCCACCGTCGCTTCCCGAAATTCTCGTGCAGCAACTCGTCGCTGGCGCGACGGTGCCGCATAAAATCCGCAACAATCTCACAGCGGCTTCGCAATATATCGAGAATTTCAAACATCGCAAGACGCTGACTTGTCTGATGGCCAAGGCCTTTGCAGTCGAGTGTGAGCCGAGCGCCTTTCACAAATGGCTCGCGACGCAGGAGCAACTGCCGTTGATCGTGCACGCCTGGTACGACGATCTCGTCGTCAAATCCATGGCGGCGCGGAGCGATTGGGGGCTTGTGCAGGGCGTGACGCAAAGCGAACATTTCGGCGACTGGGTGAATTGGTTCCGCGCCGACCTCTCCGCCGTGCCGACGAAGGAATTCATCCGCGACGGCTCCGGCGCCAAGGCCCCGGCGGAGGCGCCGGACGAGACGCTCAAATGGCGCACGCTCGTCTATGAACCGCTTGGCGCCGTGACGCCTGCGTCGAACTTCATCGTGTCCGACTCCGACTATGTCGAAGTGCTGACGGAGATCGACATCCAAACGCCGATCCCCGACTCGGTGCAGACCATCCGCAAGGGACGCAACTTCCTCTTCCTCGGTTGTCGCTTCACCAACCAATTGGAGCGCAGCTTCGCGCGCCAGATCATGAAGCGCTCCTCGGACACGCATTGGGCTTTGATCGAGGGCGAGCTGACGCGCAACGAGGAGAAATTCCTGCGCGAGCAAAATATCCAGCGCATCGACGCCAAGCTTGCGGATTTTGCCGCCGAGCTGGCCCAATCCAATCTCGCCGCTGTCGCCGCTTGA
- a CDS encoding nitrogen fixation protein NifZ encodes MTNISRDSDHVEVDGPPYFDYGDKVRAKRTIRNDGTFPGKDIGEVLAKKGEIGYIVNIGTFLQQFYIYGVEFESTGNRVGMKRKELEMVEIDREDDR; translated from the coding sequence ATGACAAATATCAGCAGAGACAGCGATCACGTCGAAGTCGATGGCCCGCCCTATTTCGACTATGGCGACAAGGTGCGCGCAAAACGCACGATCCGTAACGACGGCACTTTCCCCGGCAAGGACATTGGCGAAGTTCTCGCGAAGAAGGGCGAGATTGGCTACATCGTCAATATCGGCACCTTTCTGCAGCAGTTCTACATCTATGGCGTAGAATTTGAATCTACCGGCAATCGCGTGGGTATGAAACGCAAAGAGCTGGAAATGGTCGAGATCGACAGAGAGGATGACCGATGA
- a CDS encoding DegT/DnrJ/EryC1/StrS family aminotransferase — protein MKTTLLPLNDPDLAQTDLEAVLGVLQSARVSQGGVVDQFEEEFARYIGRKHAVCVSSGTIGLLLILRAIGVGAGDEVIASSYSFRETAHAITLCGARPVFADIDYWAGTLDPEKARKAITEKTRAIVAGNTNGHPAPWGPLREIATAHDLALIEDSTEAIGSIYQGKIVGSFGDCSLFDFSQPGGLISGEGAMIVTDNDDTATMLRRLRNRKIEERSSVVLGAWPPLQAGLSDIAAALGLAQLRRIELLLARRKRVERYFLEYVRSFEGIKDPYIAPEVDQVHWFLYVVHLGTRFSRSSRDSIIDDLRQENVEAAAFSSPLHLQRHYFDLGYRRGDLFVTEKVADRAVALPFHAHLSEDQVAFIVGTMKDASINVGAGTAIYL, from the coding sequence ATGAAGACTACTCTTCTGCCGTTGAACGATCCGGATCTTGCGCAAACCGATCTTGAAGCGGTTCTCGGCGTTCTTCAATCCGCGCGCGTCTCGCAGGGCGGCGTCGTCGATCAATTCGAGGAAGAGTTCGCCCGCTACATCGGCCGCAAACATGCTGTCTGCGTTTCCAGCGGCACGATCGGCCTGCTGCTGATCCTGCGCGCGATCGGCGTCGGCGCCGGCGACGAGGTGATCGCTTCCTCCTACTCCTTTCGCGAGACCGCGCATGCGATCACGCTCTGCGGCGCCCGTCCGGTCTTCGCCGACATCGACTATTGGGCCGGCACGCTCGATCCGGAAAAGGCGCGCAAAGCGATCACGGAAAAGACCCGCGCCATTGTCGCCGGCAACACCAACGGCCATCCGGCGCCCTGGGGTCCGCTGCGTGAGATCGCGACCGCGCATGATCTCGCGCTGATCGAGGATTCGACCGAGGCGATCGGATCGATCTACCAAGGCAAGATTGTCGGTTCCTTCGGCGATTGTTCGTTGTTCGACTTCTCACAACCCGGCGGACTGATCTCCGGCGAAGGCGCGATGATCGTCACGGACAATGACGATACCGCCACCATGCTGCGCCGGCTGCGCAATCGCAAGATCGAGGAGCGCTCCTCGGTCGTGCTCGGCGCCTGGCCGCCCTTGCAGGCTGGTCTGTCGGACATTGCCGCCGCGCTCGGCCTCGCGCAACTGCGCCGCATCGAGCTTCTGCTGGCGCGCCGCAAGCGCGTCGAGCGCTACTTCCTCGAATATGTGCGTTCCTTCGAAGGCATCAAGGATCCCTATATCGCGCCCGAGGTCGATCAGGTTCACTGGTTCCTTTACGTCGTGCATCTCGGGACGCGCTTCTCGCGCTCCAGCCGCGATTCGATCATCGACGATTTGCGTCAGGAAAATGTCGAAGCGGCCGCCTTTTCGAGCCCATTGCATCTGCAACGTCACTACTTCGATCTCGGCTATCGGCGCGGCGATTTGTTCGTAACCGAAAAAGTCGCGGACCGCGCCGTCGCCCTGCCCTTCCACGCCCACCTCTCCGAAGACCAGGTCGCGTTCATCGTGGGCACGATGAAGGACGCCTCGATCAACGTGGGCGCGGGCACCGCCATTTACCTTTAA
- the nifH gene encoding nitrogenase iron protein, with protein sequence MSLRQIAFYGKGGIGKSTTSQNTLAALAEMGKKILIVGCDPKADSTRLILHAKAQDTILSLAAEAGSVEDLELEDVMKVGYQDIRCVESGGPEPGVGCAGRGVITSINFLEENGAYEGVDYVSYDVLGDVVCGGFAMPIRENKAQEIYIVMSGEMMAMYAANNISKGILKYANSGGVRLGGLVCNERQTDKELELAESLAKKLGSKLIYFVPRDNIVQHAELRRMTVIEYAPESQQAAHYRNLAQRVDGNAGNGTIPTPITMDELEDLLMEHGIMKAVDESQVGKTAAELSVA encoded by the coding sequence ATGTCGCTTCGACAGATCGCTTTCTACGGAAAGGGTGGCATCGGTAAGTCGACCACCTCTCAGAACACCCTCGCGGCGCTCGCCGAGATGGGCAAGAAGATCCTCATCGTTGGCTGCGACCCCAAGGCCGACTCGACCCGTCTGATCCTTCACGCCAAGGCGCAGGACACCATCCTGTCGCTCGCCGCTGAGGCCGGTTCGGTCGAGGACCTCGAGCTCGAAGACGTGATGAAGGTCGGCTACCAGGACATCCGCTGCGTCGAGTCCGGCGGTCCGGAGCCGGGCGTTGGCTGCGCGGGTCGCGGCGTTATCACCTCGATCAACTTCCTCGAAGAGAACGGCGCTTACGAAGGCGTCGACTACGTCTCCTATGACGTGCTCGGCGACGTGGTGTGCGGCGGCTTCGCGATGCCGATCCGTGAGAACAAGGCGCAGGAAATTTACATCGTCATGTCCGGCGAGATGATGGCCATGTATGCGGCCAACAACATCTCCAAGGGCATTCTGAAGTACGCCAACTCCGGCGGCGTGCGCCTGGGCGGGCTGGTCTGCAACGAGCGTCAGACGGACAAGGAGCTCGAGCTTGCCGAGTCCCTCGCCAAGAAGCTCGGCTCCAAGCTCATCTACTTCGTGCCGCGCGACAATATCGTTCAGCACGCCGAGCTGCGCCGCATGACGGTCATCGAGTATGCGCCCGAGTCCCAGCAGGCCGCCCATTACCGCAACCTCGCCCAGCGCGTGGACGGCAATGCGGGCAACGGCACGATCCCGACGCCCATCACCATGGACGAGCTCGAGGATCTGCTCATGGAGCACGGCATCATGAAGGCCGTCGACGAGTCCCAGGTCGGCAAGACCGCCGCGGAACTGTCGGTCGCCTAA
- a CDS encoding nitrogen fixation protein NifZ — MSARYDWGQRVRAATDLVNDGSYPDRALDELLVKNGDLGEIVNIGTHVDTEMVIYLVEFSPQLVIGCLEDEIEPA, encoded by the coding sequence ATGAGCGCGAGATATGACTGGGGCCAGCGTGTGCGCGCCGCCACCGACCTCGTCAATGATGGCTCGTACCCGGATCGCGCCCTGGACGAGCTGCTGGTCAAGAATGGCGACTTGGGTGAGATCGTGAATATCGGAACCCATGTCGATACGGAGATGGTCATCTATCTCGTCGAATTTTCGCCGCAGCTCGTCATCGGTTGCCTGGAGGACGAAATCGAGCCTGCCTGA
- the nifK gene encoding nitrogenase molybdenum-iron protein subunit beta, whose amino-acid sequence MPQNADNVLDHFNLFRQPEYKEMFENKKKNFENPVADAELERVREWTKTEEYKEKNFAREALTVNPAKACQPLGAVFAAVGFESTLPFVHGSQGCVAYYRSHFSRHFKEPTSCVSSSMTEDAAVFGGLNNMIDGLANAYNMYKPKMISVSTTCMAEVIGDDLNAFIKTSKEKGSVPQEFDVPFAHTPAFVGSHITGYDNVIKGVLEHFWDGKAGTAPALERKPNNSINFLGGFDGYTVGNMREVKRIFESMGVEYTLLGDNSDVWDTPTDGEFRMYDGGTKLEDVANALHAKATISMQEFCTEKTLPYIATKGQEVVALNHPVGVAATDKFLMEISRITGKPISAELTKERGRLVDAIADSSAHIHGKKFAIYGDPDLCYGLAAFLLELGGEPVHVLATNGGKAWAEKVQALFDSSPFGKNCHVYPNKDLWHMRSLLFTEPVDFLIGNTYGKYLDRDTGTPLIRIGFPIFDRHHKHRYPVWGYQGSMNVLVWILDAIFEDIDRNTNVVAKSDYSFDIIR is encoded by the coding sequence ATGCCACAGAATGCTGACAACGTTCTCGACCACTTTAATTTGTTCCGCCAGCCGGAATACAAGGAGATGTTCGAGAACAAGAAGAAGAACTTCGAAAACCCCGTGGCGGACGCCGAGCTCGAGCGCGTTCGCGAATGGACCAAGACCGAAGAATATAAGGAAAAGAACTTCGCCCGCGAAGCGCTGACCGTCAATCCGGCCAAGGCCTGCCAGCCGCTCGGCGCCGTCTTCGCGGCCGTCGGCTTCGAGAGCACCCTGCCCTTCGTCCATGGCTCGCAGGGCTGCGTCGCTTACTATCGTTCGCACTTCTCGCGTCACTTCAAGGAGCCGACCTCCTGCGTCTCCTCCTCCATGACGGAAGACGCGGCGGTGTTCGGCGGCCTCAACAATATGATCGACGGCCTGGCGAACGCCTACAATATGTATAAGCCGAAGATGATCTCCGTCTCCACCACCTGCATGGCGGAAGTCATCGGCGACGACCTCAACGCCTTCATCAAGACCTCGAAGGAAAAGGGCTCGGTTCCGCAGGAGTTCGACGTTCCCTTCGCGCATACCCCGGCTTTCGTCGGCAGCCACATCACCGGCTACGACAATGTCATCAAGGGCGTGCTCGAGCATTTCTGGGACGGCAAGGCCGGCACGGCCCCGGCTCTGGAGCGCAAGCCGAACAACAGCATCAACTTCCTCGGCGGCTTCGACGGCTACACGGTCGGCAATATGCGCGAAGTGAAGCGCATCTTCGAGTCCATGGGCGTCGAATATACGCTGCTCGGCGACAACAGCGACGTGTGGGACACGCCGACCGACGGCGAATTCCGCATGTATGACGGCGGCACCAAGCTCGAGGACGTCGCCAACGCGCTGCACGCCAAGGCGACCATCTCGATGCAGGAGTTCTGCACCGAAAAGACCCTGCCCTATATCGCCACCAAGGGCCAGGAAGTCGTCGCTCTGAACCATCCGGTTGGCGTCGCCGCGACCGACAAATTCCTCATGGAGATCTCCCGTATCACGGGCAAGCCGATCTCCGCGGAGCTGACCAAGGAGCGCGGCCGTCTCGTCGACGCCATCGCCGACTCTTCCGCCCATATCCACGGCAAGAAGTTTGCGATCTACGGCGATCCGGACCTGTGCTACGGCCTCGCGGCCTTCCTGCTGGAGCTCGGCGGCGAGCCGGTTCACGTCCTCGCCACCAATGGCGGCAAGGCCTGGGCGGAGAAGGTGCAGGCGCTGTTCGACTCCTCGCCCTTCGGCAAGAACTGCCACGTGTATCCGAACAAGGATCTGTGGCACATGCGCTCGCTGCTCTTCACGGAGCCGGTCGACTTCCTCATCGGCAACACCTACGGCAAATATCTCGACCGCGATACGGGCACGCCGCTCATCCGCATCGGCTTCCCGATCTTCGATCGCCACCACAAGCACCGTTATCCGGTGTGGGGCTATCAGGGCTCGATGAACGTCCTGGTGTGGATCCTCGACGCGATCTTCGAGGACATCGACCGCAACACCAATGTCGTGGCGAAGTCGGACTACTCCTTCGACATCATTCGCTAA
- a CDS encoding response regulator, which produces MNEVREMQIGVEMSKALENKRVFIVDDNEIFRAALQFMLHDEFEAHEVASTAIAFEKGKTQPPDLILLAETLPQAEGLALLGKFRQEQPQAKILIVVEPNNNAFGKECVAAGAHGFIAKPLKVEFVRQKVDAMLGRGTGGVTIPLTVLNVR; this is translated from the coding sequence GTGAACGAGGTCAGGGAAATGCAGATCGGCGTGGAAATGTCGAAGGCGCTGGAGAACAAGCGGGTGTTCATTGTCGACGACAATGAGATCTTTCGCGCAGCGCTTCAGTTCATGTTGCACGACGAATTCGAGGCGCATGAAGTGGCGAGCACGGCGATCGCTTTCGAAAAGGGTAAGACGCAGCCGCCGGATCTCATTCTGCTCGCGGAAACTTTGCCGCAGGCCGAAGGATTGGCGCTTCTGGGCAAATTTCGGCAGGAGCAGCCTCAGGCGAAAATTCTGATCGTGGTCGAGCCGAACAACAATGCATTCGGCAAGGAATGCGTCGCGGCGGGCGCCCATGGCTTCATCGCCAAGCCGCTCAAGGTGGAGTTTGTTCGTCAGAAGGTGGACGCGATGCTTGGCCGCGGCACGGGAGGCGTGACAATTCCGCTGACTGTTCTCAATGTGCGGTGA
- a CDS encoding (2Fe-2S) ferredoxin domain-containing protein codes for MIEDLPQVFKYHVFTCFQQRPPGHPRGSCMTSGGKPLWDRLQAKLNVQPNPDISVTATGCLGFCRAGPLMVVYPEGVWYTPRTEADIDEIFQSHFTEGKPVERLIIVPQL; via the coding sequence ATGATCGAGGATCTTCCGCAAGTCTTCAAATACCACGTCTTCACTTGCTTTCAGCAGCGCCCGCCGGGACATCCGCGCGGCAGTTGCATGACCTCCGGCGGAAAGCCCTTGTGGGATCGCCTGCAGGCAAAGCTCAATGTGCAGCCCAACCCTGATATTTCCGTGACGGCGACCGGTTGCCTCGGCTTTTGCCGCGCGGGCCCGCTGATGGTCGTTTACCCGGAGGGCGTTTGGTATACGCCGCGCACGGAAGCCGACATCGACGAAATCTTCCAATCGCATTTCACCGAGGGCAAGCCGGTCGAGCGGTTGATTATCGTGCCTCAGCTTTGA
- the nifE gene encoding nitrogenase iron-molybdenum cofactor biosynthesis protein NifE, with protein MASLSEKIQDVFNEPGCDKNQGKSEKERKKGCTKQLAPGAAAGGCAFDGAKIALQPITDVAHLVHGPIACEGNSWDNRGAKTSGSSLYRTGFTTDIAENDVVFGGEKRLYRSIKEIIDKYNPPAVFVYQTCVPAMTGDDIEAVCKAAAAKFNKPVIPVISPGFVGPKNLGNKLAGEAILDHVIGTQEPEYTTPYDINIIGEYNLAGELWQVKPLLDELGIRILACISGDAKYHEVASSHRARAAMMVCSKAMINVARKMEERYEIPFFEGSFYGIGDMSDSLREIARLLIERGAPAELMDRTEAVIAREEAKAWARIAPYRKRLEGKRVLLITGGVKSWSVVAALQEAGLELVGTSVKKSTKEDKERIKELMGQDAHMIDDMTPREMYKMLREARAEIMLSGGRSQFIALKAKMPWLDINQERHHAYAGYEGMVELVHEIDKALYNPVWEQVRRPAPWEEKSWEQRADEAIAAEAAALAADPVAADAARRDKQVCSCNLISVGAIEDAIRDGANDVAAVGKATAAGTGCGGCQERIAALLEAASNASAVAAPQAA; from the coding sequence ATGGCGAGTCTGTCGGAAAAAATCCAGGACGTCTTCAACGAGCCGGGCTGCGATAAAAACCAAGGCAAATCCGAGAAAGAGCGCAAAAAGGGCTGCACCAAGCAGCTCGCGCCCGGCGCCGCCGCCGGCGGCTGCGCCTTCGACGGCGCGAAGATCGCCCTGCAACCCATTACCGACGTCGCCCATCTCGTGCATGGCCCGATCGCCTGCGAAGGCAATAGCTGGGACAATCGCGGCGCCAAGACCTCCGGCTCCTCGCTCTATCGCACTGGCTTCACGACCGACATCGCCGAAAATGACGTCGTGTTCGGCGGCGAGAAGCGGCTCTATCGGTCGATCAAGGAGATCATCGACAAATATAATCCTCCGGCGGTCTTCGTCTATCAGACCTGCGTGCCGGCGATGACCGGGGACGACATCGAAGCGGTGTGCAAGGCGGCTGCGGCGAAGTTCAACAAGCCGGTGATCCCGGTGATCTCGCCCGGCTTCGTCGGCCCGAAAAATTTGGGCAATAAGCTCGCTGGCGAGGCAATCCTCGACCATGTGATCGGCACGCAAGAGCCCGAATACACCACCCCCTACGACATCAACATCATCGGCGAATATAATCTCGCCGGCGAATTGTGGCAGGTGAAGCCGCTGCTCGACGAGCTCGGCATCCGCATTCTCGCCTGCATCTCGGGCGACGCGAAATATCATGAGGTCGCATCGTCGCATCGCGCTCGCGCGGCGATGATGGTCTGCTCCAAGGCGATGATCAATGTCGCGCGCAAGATGGAGGAGCGTTACGAGATCCCCTTCTTCGAGGGCTCCTTCTACGGCATCGGCGATATGAGCGACAGTCTGCGCGAGATCGCGCGGCTGCTGATCGAGCGCGGCGCGCCTGCGGAGCTGATGGACCGCACGGAAGCGGTCATCGCCCGCGAGGAGGCGAAGGCCTGGGCGCGCATCGCGCCTTATCGTAAACGCCTTGAGGGCAAGCGCGTGCTGCTCATCACAGGCGGCGTGAAAAGCTGGTCGGTTGTCGCGGCGTTGCAGGAGGCCGGTCTCGAACTCGTCGGCACAAGCGTCAAGAAGTCGACGAAGGAAGACAAGGAGCGCATCAAGGAGCTGATGGGCCAGGACGCTCATATGATCGACGACATGACGCCGCGCGAGATGTACAAAATGCTTCGCGAGGCGCGCGCCGAAATCATGCTCTCCGGCGGCCGCTCACAGTTCATTGCGCTGAAGGCGAAAATGCCCTGGCTGGACATCAACCAGGAGCGCCATCACGCCTATGCCGGTTATGAGGGCATGGTCGAGCTCGTCCACGAGATCGACAAGGCGCTTTACAACCCGGTGTGGGAGCAGGTCCGTCGACCGGCGCCTTGGGAAGAAAAGAGCTGGGAACAGCGCGCCGACGAGGCCATAGCCGCGGAAGCGGCGGCGCTCGCCGCCGATCCCGTCGCGGCGGACGCCGCACGTCGCGACAAGCAAGTTTGCTCCTGCAATCTCATCTCGGTTGGCGCCATCGAAGACGCGATCCGTGACGGCGCCAACGACGTCGCCGCTGTCGGAAAGGCGACGGCCGCCGGCACGGGCTGCGGCGGTTGTCAGGAACGCATCGCCGCCTTGCTCGAAGCGGCGTCCAACGCGAGCGCGGTCGCCGCGCCGCAAGCGGCTTGA
- the nifD gene encoding nitrogenase molybdenum-iron protein alpha chain translates to MSVAQAESIEDIKARNKELIQEVLKVYPEKTAKRRAKHLGTFEDGKPDCGVKSNIKSIPGVMTIRGCAYAGSKGVVWGPIKDMIHISHGPVGCGQYSWASRRNYYIGTTGIDTFGTMQFTSDFQEKDIVFGGDKKLAQIMDEIQVLFPLNKGITVQSECPIGLIGDDIEAVSKAKSKEYEGKTIVPVRCEGFRGVSQSLGHHIANDAVRDWVFDKMDGKPARFEATPYDVAIIGDYNIGGDAWSSRILLEEMGLRVVAQWSGDGTIAELEATPKAKLNVLHCYRSMNYISRHMEEKYGIPWCEYNFFGPSKIEESLRKIASHFDDKIKEGAERVIAKYRPLMDAVIAKYRPRLEGKKVMLFVGGLRPRHVIGAYEDLGMEVVGTGYEFGHNDDYQRTSHYVKDGTLIYDDVTGFEFEKFVEKIQPDLVGSGIKEKYVFQKMGVPFRQMHSWDYSGPYHGYDGFAIFARDMDMAINSPVWKMAKAPWAA, encoded by the coding sequence ATGAGTGTGGCGCAAGCTGAATCCATCGAAGACATCAAGGCCCGCAATAAGGAACTCATTCAGGAAGTCCTGAAGGTTTATCCGGAAAAGACCGCCAAGCGTCGCGCCAAGCACCTCGGCACGTTCGAAGACGGTAAGCCGGATTGCGGCGTCAAGTCGAACATCAAATCCATTCCGGGCGTCATGACCATTCGTGGCTGCGCCTACGCCGGTTCGAAGGGCGTTGTGTGGGGTCCGATCAAGGACATGATCCACATTTCGCACGGCCCGGTCGGCTGCGGCCAATATTCCTGGGCGTCGCGCCGCAATTATTACATCGGCACGACCGGCATCGACACTTTCGGCACGATGCAGTTCACCTCCGACTTCCAGGAGAAGGACATCGTGTTCGGCGGCGACAAGAAGCTCGCCCAGATCATGGACGAAATTCAGGTCCTCTTCCCGCTGAACAAGGGCATCACCGTTCAGTCCGAATGCCCGATCGGCCTCATCGGCGACGATATCGAAGCCGTCTCCAAGGCCAAGTCGAAGGAATATGAAGGCAAGACGATCGTCCCGGTCCGCTGCGAAGGTTTCCGCGGCGTGTCGCAGTCGCTCGGCCACCATATCGCCAACGACGCGGTTCGCGATTGGGTGTTCGACAAGATGGACGGCAAGCCCGCCCGCTTCGAGGCTACGCCTTATGACGTCGCGATCATCGGCGACTACAACATCGGCGGCGACGCCTGGTCTTCGCGCATTCTGCTCGAAGAAATGGGCCTGCGAGTCGTTGCGCAGTGGTCCGGCGACGGCACCATCGCTGAGCTCGAAGCGACGCCGAAGGCGAAGCTGAATGTTCTGCACTGCTACCGTTCGATGAACTACATCTCCCGCCACATGGAAGAGAAATACGGTATTCCGTGGTGCGAGTACAACTTCTTCGGCCCGTCCAAGATCGAAGAGTCGCTGCGCAAGATCGCGTCGCACTTCGACGACAAGATCAAGGAAGGCGCCGAGCGCGTCATCGCGAAATATCGTCCGCTGATGGACGCCGTCATCGCGAAGTATCGTCCGCGCCTCGAAGGCAAGAAGGTCATGCTGTTCGTCGGCGGCCTGCGTCCGCGCCACGTCATCGGCGCTTACGAAGACCTCGGCATGGAAGTCGTGGGCACGGGCTATGAGTTCGGCCACAACGACGACTATCAGCGCACGTCCCACTATGTGAAGGACGGCACGCTGATCTACGACGACGTCACGGGCTTCGAGTTCGAGAAGTTCGTCGAGAAGATCCAGCCGGATCTCGTCGGCTCGGGCATCAAGGAGAAGTACGTCTTCCAGAAGATGGGCGTGCCCTTCCGTCAGATGCATAGCTGGGACTACTCGGGCCCCTACCACGGCTACGACGGCTTCGCGATCTTCGCGCGCGACATGGACATGGCGATCAACTCGCCGGTCTGGAAGATGGCCAAGGCTCCCTGGGCCGCCTGA
- a CDS encoding 2Fe-2S iron-sulfur cluster-binding protein, with translation MPTVTILPSGKTVEAATGSRLLDAILAAGEPIVSKCGGEAKCGACHLFVQEGRKSLSKTTRAENEKLDSIVGVGSKSRLACQATLGAENVTVELLGFGSGF, from the coding sequence ATGCCTACCGTGACCATTCTTCCCTCGGGCAAGACCGTCGAAGCCGCGACCGGCAGCCGTCTGCTCGACGCCATTCTCGCGGCAGGCGAACCGATCGTCAGCAAATGCGGCGGCGAAGCGAAATGCGGCGCGTGCCATCTCTTCGTGCAGGAAGGCAGGAAGAGTCTCTCCAAAACCACCCGCGCGGAAAATGAAAAGCTCGACTCCATTGTCGGCGTCGGTTCGAAGTCACGTCTCGCCTGTCAGGCCACGCTCGGCGCCGAAAATGTAACGGTGGAGTTGCTGGGCTTCGGCTCCGGCTTTTAG
- the nifT gene encoding putative nitrogen fixation protein NifT, with translation MKVMIRRDAEGSLSAYVPKKDLEEPIVEVERPELWGGSVTLANGWVLKLPEMAAGTSLPITVEAKKIGGE, from the coding sequence GTGAAAGTCATGATCCGCAGAGACGCAGAAGGCAGCCTCTCGGCCTATGTTCCAAAGAAGGATCTCGAGGAACCGATCGTCGAGGTCGAGAGGCCCGAACTGTGGGGCGGCTCTGTCACGCTTGCGAATGGCTGGGTGCTCAAGCTTCCGGAAATGGCGGCCGGCACCTCTCTCCCGATCACCGTCGAAGCGAAAAAGATCGGAGGAGAATAA
- a CDS encoding group III truncated hemoglobin, translating into METAVEEAKADNASAEAAIRACVTRFYEKGGTDPLLGPVFEKTIPELEPHLEIVSNFWSHALLGTTRYQGTPFGVHVKLPIEVEHFPRWLSLFTEAAKETMPEELASAAIARAEHMTQCFQSGLFPFKDAEGNPSKEPV; encoded by the coding sequence ATGGAAACGGCGGTTGAGGAGGCCAAAGCGGACAATGCCAGCGCGGAAGCGGCCATCCGCGCCTGCGTCACGCGCTTCTACGAGAAAGGCGGCACCGATCCCTTGCTTGGTCCCGTCTTCGAAAAGACGATCCCCGAGCTGGAGCCGCATCTGGAGATCGTCTCGAATTTCTGGTCGCATGCGCTTCTGGGTACGACGCGCTATCAGGGCACGCCTTTCGGCGTTCATGTGAAGCTGCCGATCGAAGTCGAACATTTTCCCCGCTGGTTGTCGCTTTTCACCGAGGCTGCGAAAGAGACGATGCCCGAGGAGCTGGCCTCGGCCGCGATCGCGCGGGCGGAACATATGACGCAGTGTTTTCAGTCGGGGTTGTTTCCCTTCAAGGATGCGGAGGGGAACCCGTCGAAGGAACCGGTGTAA